Genomic segment of Tamandua tetradactyla isolate mTamTet1 chromosome 1, mTamTet1.pri, whole genome shotgun sequence:
gaaagggaggaggggtaaggagtatggtatgtatgaatttttttttcttctcagaattgatgcaaatgttctaagaaatgatcatgatgaatatacaactatgtgatgatattgtgagttattgattatataacaagaatggaatgagcatatggtaaaaatgtttgtatgttgatatgtttaataagtaaaataaatttttaaaattttgtttttttttatgtattgccttttttgtttgtttgtttgtttgtttgcatgggcaggcacctggaaatgaacctgggtctctggcatggcaggtgagaactctgcctcctgagccaccgtggccctgtaTTGCCTTATAATCGTCTCTTCCGTTGctcttttgtttaaattttggaaatatagagacaacataaattttcccttCTGTGCTACTTCCAAGCATACCaatcagtgggattaatcacattcacaggatTGTGCTACTTTCACCACCATACATCACCAGATCactcccatcaccccaaacagaaaccctatacccattatgcattaactcccagCTTATAACATTTTTACAGCTTTCATGTGGAATTCTCAGGTTTTCAGAGTCCTGGAACCCACAAGTTACTTGAGGCTTGTGGGCTGGATGGACTGGAGGGTAGTGAAAAGTAGCAGGGAGTCCAGTGAGACAGCTGCTGTCCCAGCTCGGCAAGAACAGAAGAGGGCTGGACTTAGGATAGTGCcagtggggatggagagaaaCAGACTATCTAGGGATAGAATTGATAAGACCCAACAAGCCCTTTTGAGGGCAAAAATTGTCCTTTGTTGCCTAATTGGGCTTCCTCCACAATTAGGGAGAAGGGGGATGCAATTCTAAAGAGGTTTTCTGGCATATTCTTTGCTGGTGGGGGTAAAAATTCACATATTTAAACTAGCACAATGTAACTTGTATAATTGACTAATGCAGTCTGTTCCTTTTTGTTAAAAGCAACTAAGAACTTGACTATATCTATATACCTGGGCTTATCAGTTAAGTAAATCAATCaatacatttgtttttcttttgttcgaTTGTTGGCTAAAGTGAGTTCTGTCATCTGCAACCTGGAGTATTGACTAATGATCACACATGCACAATTTTTTCATACAATTTTCACATTCACATATCCCCTCTCTCCTAAGCTCTTTGGTTCCAAGCCCTTCAGATTTAGAGTGAGGTCTATCTAAAGTGAATCTCTATTTATAGTATTCCCTGCTTAATAGCCCTTTACCAGATCCCATGGCTTGCTGAGTGAACTCCAGCCTCCTTGGTATGATTGTTCAAGCTTCCCCAACCTAGGCTATCCTGTTACTGCCTGGGGCTCCCTGGGTCACTGCACTGACCATGGTACAAGGTACCTGTTTGTACACCCTTGTCCCTGATAAGTGCCTCCTAGCTTGAAGCTGCAGCTAGATTTTAACAGCGAAGAGATCAGTTTTGCTGAGGGCATCCTCCTCTACCTCTCCAGttcaggaagaaggaagacaGAAGACATGGTGGGAATGCAACCCACTTCCTGAATTTAACCTAAGACCCCCCAGATGCCTCCAAGGAGTCTGAGTCCTCACAAAATCGCATCATTGGAGGGGCTATAAACAGGAAACTTCAGGACCTGCCCTAGGACATGGTAATGCCTGTGCAATGCTCCCATCATCGTAAGGTCACTGAACAAAGGTTTTGAAGAGGATGGAATTTTTGATATTTCCTGTGGACAAATTCTGGGCTCTAAAAAATTCATCAAGATTACTACAGGGGAATAATATTAAGCAAAATAATCCAAATAGGCATTAATAGACCTCTAAGCCTCTGATGCTCCTCTGACAAGAGTTGCCACCCCAGAGGCAGGGCTGACAATAAATATGCCTTTTCCGTTGACCCTGTTGGGTAAGTTCTACAGCTCCCTTTGTACTCTACTATAATCTTCTTGGAAAAACAGGTTTCTTATGAGAGTTTGAGCCTAATGTTTCTGCAGCCTTCTCTGATTTCTCTCGAAATGTttctttatttgcctttttcttttctcaatttgAACCAACACGTGAGAAACAGTGGCAGCTTCCCTTAGCCTGTTACCTGAAGGGAAGTTGCTCCTCATCCTGAATGATCCATTCCTTGCCTTTGGAAAGCTAGCTATAGAATACTAAAGGCCAGTTCTCATCTCACATTTATAgaacacctactctgtgccagtcACAGGGACTAATAGCTGGGTGGGAAAAAGCCATTGTTTTTACCATCATGGTTTCTAGTAGGGAAAACAAAATAATCATACAAATGAATACACATTTGCAGTGGGGATACATGATTTCTAGTGGAGGCTGGTACTATGGAAACAGATAAAAGGgaggtcagagaaggcttccttgAAGAGGTAGGGCTTGAGTTGAGTGAAATCCAAGAAAGGCATTCAAGTAGGGTGGGTCCTTTCTGTGCATCTCAGACTTCTCTGGGTAAATGAAGTCCTCCAGGCCTTCTCTGCCTCCAAATTCCCATGGCCACTCCTCCAAGGGCTCTGCATGAATGGATCATTAGTGTTTGTTTCAATAACAAAAGAGGTTGCCACCCAAAGCCATGATTCCCTCTGGATAGCTTGGCAAGAACACAGACCACCTCCCACCTGGCCTGCCCCAGCTCCCTTCTTGTCCATGGGCAGAGGTAGCCATTTGAAACCTACTGCTCCAGGGACTCCAGACAGAAGCATGATTTGcccagtgtgggggtgggggggggggtgggaattGTCAGCTTAGGGTGGCCTGTTGGGGCACTTCCTACCCCTCCTTGCTGCGTTCAGGGTGCAAAGATCATCTGGCCGAGATGATGGATGTGGAAATGGGGTAAGGGATTTGAGAAGCTTTGGGATGTGGGAGTGAGGCAGCCAAAATACTGAGGTCCCAAGCTTGGGAGATGGATGAAAAGACTAAGTTTGTTTCAGGCTATGACAAGTTTAAGTTCACAGTCAAGCAGATCAGAGCTGGCAGGTCTGACTGAAGGTGAGGTCAGGATAGAGACTCGGACCTAGGGGCCCTTGCCCGGTGGGAGAGAGTTCTGGGAGACAGCCTTGGAGGTGCCCGCGGAGGCAGCGAACCGCCCAGAGAACAGCCGGCAGCTCATCACTTGCCCCGGGGTAGGGACCAGGGATTCTCTGCTGAcgaggggcgggggggggggggcggggggggcggtgAGGTTGTGGCGGCAGTGGTCTTCGATGGTCCTCAACGCCTGGCGGACAGAGAGCGTCCCTTGGCTGGAGAGACGAGTCTTGGCGCACTCGCGGCCCCACCCCAACCCCGCCCCGCAACATTCAAGAAGGGCGCGGCGGACCCTGGCAATGGGAGCGTACAGTGTCTTGCCACTTCCCCACTTTCCAGCTTCTGTGCCTCAGGCCGCTACTTAGGGGTCTGAGTAAAGATTGCGGCGCCGGGCGGAAGAACCCGGCGGCCTTTCTAACGTACTGCCGCTCAGGCGGAGACACACCACAGACTGGGAACCCCGAAGGCCCAAAGGTACTTTCCCCGGGACCCCAGAACCGACACTGGACCACCCGCTTCCGCCACCGGCCGGAAGTGCCTTGCGATAGGAGGCAAAGGGACTTCCGGTGGTTCCCAGGGTTGCTGGGGCTCACGATGGCAGCCTCCTTAGTCGGGAAGAAGATCGTGTTTGTCACGGGGAACGCCAAGAAGCTGGAGGAGGTGCCGGGAAGGGAGGCCGCTGGGAGGGGGGGCGGCGAGCGGCGGGTGGCAGGGCAGCCGGGGATAGCACGGAGAATGGGCTTCCAGGCGGAGGGAAGCATGTGGTTAGAGAAGCCGAGGGAACGGAGAGTTCGGCCGGGAGGGTGATGGGTTTGGGCCGGGGTGTGTGAAAGAGGCGGGGGCACGGGGAGAGGAACTGTGGACTGGGTCGGCCCGCGCATGGCGAGGGGATGAGGGAGGCTTGACAAATTCGGGCACAGGTCCTGTGAGGTCAGGGGCAGCGAGACCTGAAGCAGTAACGGGGACCTTAGCACCTGACCTGCCTAGTGAACTAGACCCCAAAGCGGGCCTCGACACCCCATTGGGACTGCCCAGACCCCAGAACTCTCCTGGGTATGGCAGGGGCTGGAGGGGGCGTAGAATGGGCTTCTATATTGGCCTGTCCACATCCCATCACGGTCCAGAAATGTGGTCCGCGACTTCACCTAGCCTCTTTCTGTAACTGAAATGGGGATGATGTAGGAGGTTTGCTTCGGAGCACTGTGCTCAGGAGCAGTGAAGGAGGAAATGGATCCCAAGTTCCTGCGTACAGGGGCTACGTTGATGTGGCTTGttaggggggaggggggaagggggagtgTTGATGGAATGTGTTTGGCTGCAAGTAACAAGAACGCACAAGGAGCTCATGTAAAACCAGGTGACTGCTGTGGGAATATAGTGTCCTACAGGACCTGAGGAACCTCGAGGGCTGGCCCACCCCTGCAGTCATCTCTCAGACACTCATCCCTGCTTCCTTCACTCCTGGGTGAAACTCTGATTGACCCTGCTGCTGCCAAGGGTTTGCCCCTGCCCAGTCAGCCATAGCCAAGGAGGTGGGATCATGTGGGAGGAGAGGAGATGACACCCACTGAATGTGTTTGAGACATATCAGTGAGACATGGTTGTTAGAGCAGAATTCATTTGTCCACAACATAGGATTTGGTGGCCCTTCTGTACGAGGCCAGAGTTGCTTTCCCAGGAGCCAGAGGCCTATATTGAGTAAAGGTTTAGGATCCTGCAGCTGACAAGCAAATAGGCAGCACCACCCTGAACAGAGTCTTGGGAAGGTGGTGGACACCAGACCCAAAGCCTGTCTGTCTCTCTTACTGAAAATGTGCACCTCCCACATTTAAAGGAGGGGCTGGAGTGGCTGGGGAGGCTCCCTGAAGGTGGGCTTGAATTTTGTCTGGAATAAGGGATCTTGACTCTTCATCCCATGTGTTCTATTGGCAGACTGGTGAAAGCTACCTTCTCAGGAAGGTatttaaatgcacaaaataaaatacataacatTACAAAGAAAGTCAACTgaagtacaattatcaaaatattACTAATCTCTATGATCTAGTAACTTATATATACTTTATTAATGCATTAAAAGGAGTTGATGCAGCATTAGGTCTAACtactataattttaaatagtGAAGATCGTAAGTGATAATTTGAGAAATCTGCAACCACTGCCATGGGATATGGGAATATTCCTGTTAAGCGTCTTAAAATCAGAGGTTTAAAGGTCACAGAAATTGCTAATACTCCTTTGGTTTGTTACCCGTATTCATAACTGAAAGAGGTGCTTAGTTTTAGTGCCTTAAAGaggtgtttttttccccatctgaGTTAGCAGACTTCCTGAATTCTGGGTAATACCTGATAGAGAATTCCTGGCCTAGAGTGATGGGTAGGGTTTCTGGGAGGATTGAGATGAAAAGAAAGTGTTCTAGAGAAGGGGGCAACAGGAACGGGTCTGAAGTGAAAAAAGTAGGAGAGTGAGGAGATGGGCAAGGCAACCTGCTGGAGTGGACCCCAAAGACTGGAGTGAGACTCATGGCCTGACTTGGTAATCTTAAGGAAATTGGCAAGAGTGTTACCTGGTGAAAAAAGATGGGTGACAGCTCGTGTAGTAATGGGGATTCAATAACAAATGGTgataaatgttctttcattttggAACAGGTTGTTCAGATTCTAGGAGATAAGTTTCCATGCACTTTGGTGGCACAGAAAATTGACCGTatgtctctgttttattttttaaagatggctCAATTTCTCTGTCTCCCCGTGACCTGACTGTGTGTGTCTGTTTCCCCTTTAAGTGCCAGAGTACCAGGGAGAGCCAGATGAAATTTCCATACAGAAGTGTCAGGAGGCAGCTCGCCAGGTGCTTGCCCTGTGCTTGTCTTGCACTTGCTTCTCTTCTCCTGGTAGTTCCCGGGGGCTCTGCCTGCTGGGGATGGGCAGAAGGCAATATGGGATGTACAGGTCATCATGACTCAAGAACCTGCCTTTGAGTCTGGGGTCAGTAACCCTTGGCCCTGGAATGCTGCTTTCCTTTTCTGACCTTAACTGCATACTATACTTCCCAGACCAACACCCGCACATTCTCCCCAAACTCTCAGTTACGTGCATTCCAGCCCCTGCATTCTCTATACACATATCCACCCCTGCTCTCGTGTATCTCTATGGTACTGAGAAAGAGCAGTTTATGAAGACTCAGGCAGCATGGATATGAATCACAGTGCTCCCATTGCTGTGCCTAGAGCAAGTTCTACAATCTGCCAAGACTTTGGTGTCCCCATCTCTAAAATGAAGATAGATTAGCTGAGGGCTATTCCCCATGGCTTTCGATGAACCTCTGTCTGCCACTGCTGCAGATCCCAACTAGCTGGGGGCCGGGTCCTAGCCCGAATGGGAGTGTGGGCAGGGATGGGGCTTGCTGCTGGTCCCTGGGTCTCAGGGCTgcgtgtccttttttttttttttttttattaattaaaaaaaaattaacaaacaaaacatttagaaatcattccattctacatatataatcagtaattcttaatatcatcacatagttgcatattcatcatttcttagtacatttgcatcgatttagaaaaagaaataaaatgataatagagaaaaaaaaatacgtactatacccctttcccctcgctttcatttaccactatttcaagctgaatttattttagcatttgttccccctgttatttatttttattccacatgttctactcttctgttgatatagtagctaaaaggagcatcagacataaggttttcacattcacagagtctcattgtgaaagctatatcattgttcaatcatcatcaggaaacatggctactggaacacagcactacattttcaggcagttccctccagcctctccactacatcttgaacaacaaggtgatatctacttaatgcgtaagaataacctccaggataacctctcgactctgtttggaatctctcagccattgacactttgcctcattttactcttccccctttggtcgagaaggttctctcaatcccttgatgttaattctcagctcattctagggtttttctcagtcctttgatgctgaaggGCTGCATGTCCTTGTGCTATAGGTGCAAGGACCTGTGCTGGTGGAGGATACCTGTCTGTGCTTCAATGCCCTTGGGGGGCTGCCTGGCCCCTACATGTAAGTACCTTCCCACCCCCTGTCAGGGCCCTGGGCAGAAAACCACCTGAACTGCAAAGGAATGGTTACCTGATGTTGCAGGTCATTCACTGTCTTGGCATCAATGTCAATATTTCACATTGTCCCGAGGAAGGATTATAGATGGGGGAGAGGCATACCTTTCTTTTGTAAAGGGTGAGAATGTGATTGTGTAAATAGAGTTGGGAAAGAGGAACCCATCTCTTTGAGAGGTACATTCATGGGCAGATCAATTTCaggaaagaggaaatcagaacGTTAAGATCTGAAAATTGATTTCCTTAAAGCTGTCCAGTGCCCTGGATCCCCTTAGAACGTCTGTGTGTTTCTCTGGGATATAAATACCCCAACATGAAGACCCCGGCATGGGGTTGAGGGGGTGGGGTACATGCACAGAAGTACTGTTGTTAGATTTGGGGTATGTATATCTTTAACTTTTGGTTTGCCGATTTGTTTGCCAAGGTTTGGCACCCATGTATGCTTCTTCCTGCATTATACTGGAGTCTGCATTGCTTCACATCCTTTCCAGAACTGAGTATTGTGGCTTTTTAATATTTAGCAATTGAGTGAATGTGAACCGTTGTCACATAGGTGTTtagtttacatttccctaattacTAGGTTGAGGTTGGGGTTTTCGTATGTTTAGTGATTCTTCCATGAATTGCCTGTTTGCCTCCATTTCCTTTTTCCGTTTCCACTTGGTCTTCGTGGGACTCTTATCCCCACAGGGTGCAGCCTAGAGAAGAAAGTGGTAGGAAGATGCATCTGCTGCTGGTGTTTGACTCCTTTATTTCTCTTGCAGAAAGTGGTTTCTGCAGAAGTTAAAGCCTGAAGGTACTAAGTCCCTTTGTCCCTTCCCTTGGATCTGCTGGGAAGGGGTCCCAACTAGTAGTCAGAAGACCCAGGCTCCAGCCCCCACGATAGAACCTCCGTTTGCTTCAGTGTCCCCATTTATAACCTGTGGCTTACACCTTCCCTGTAAGCCTGCCTCTAGGAAGCCCTGATACTAGGAAAGTTGGTTGGGGTGGGGTTGAAGGGGCTGTATGTCTGCAGGACAATGGGATTGTCATACAGCCTAGGTCTCTAAGAGGGACTTGCCTTAGTGACTGCTGGTGTGTCATTGCCTCAGCCAAGGCCTGGCCGTGAGGGTGGGGAGTTGCCCCTTCTGGCTCCAGAATGCGTACCcttttttaaatggtttaaaaaacattttatatcatGGAACATTCCAAAGATGTACCATAGTATAATAGAATAATGAACCTGTATGCCCATCACCAGCTTTCTGGGTTATCAGCACTAGGTCCATCTGATGACATCTAGaaccatagcttcaattttccccAGCCCATTATTTTCaagcaaatcccagacatcaTATCATCTGTAAGTTCTTCAACCTGTATctctaaaaaatatgaaaatttcaaaaccTATACTACTTTTAACcaactaaaataatatttttggtaTTACATACTCAGTGTTCAGATATCCTTGACCATCTCAAAAAGGCCTTTTTACAGTTAGTTTTGAATTAGGAAACAAGCAAGGGCCACACAGCATTTGGCTGATTATTTGATTTTTAGCAAAGATTTGTCTCAGCCTGTGCCAAAGAGAAGCATATACATCCAGGGCCCTTCATTTCAAGGTCAGTCTCTGCCCCAGGCTCAGGCCCTCCATGGGGTCAGAGTGGAGCTCTCAGTTCCgacctcccccttccccccaacaCTCGCGCCTGAGTTACTCCATTTGGAGGATTCCTAAGGGGGCCTCCTTTTAAACCCTTGGTGAGCTTCTTCCTGGGGGCCTGGGATGGACAGCAGCTACAGCCCGATCCCTCATTGTACCACTATAGGTCTCCACCAGCTCCTGGCCGGGTTCGAGGACAAGTCGGCCTATGCGCTCTGCACGTTTGCACTTAGCACCGGGGACCCCCGTGAGCCGGTGCTGCTGTTCAGGGGCCGGACATCGGTGCGTACTCAACGTGCATACCTGGACCCTGTTCCCCCACGGCCCGCCAGAGGGCGCTGCAACTCGGAGCAGACGCCCAGGGCCTTTGGCTCGGCGGGGTGGGAAGGGCCGTGGGGTTCTGAGGTGGTTACCTGGGCTTTGCTGAGAGTCCCCTTGGGCACCACAATTAGAAGTGCTGTCATTCCCGAAATCTCTTTGACCCCCAGGGCAGGTGTTTCTGGGAAACATATTTACTGTGGTAACAGCTGTTGAAAACTGAAGGCCCCATTTGAGATGTACACAGTTTTGCCCTAGTTAAATTGTAAAGAATTAGCTGTCTGCTTCTTCACAGAAATGTCCACTTCTCTTGCAAAACCAGAACTGGAGCAACCATAGGCCCAACTTGTGCACAGTAACTGAGTAGCAGCTGTCTTGTTTATGGGGCCTGTGTCACTGCAGTCTCCACCGTTCCCTGTGCTTTCCCCAACTTTGGCTGCTTCATGCTTTTTGTTAATTACCTGCTGCATTTTGCCAGAGGTCACCTTGTTTCCTCATCTTGTTCTAGTCTCTCCTGGACTTTCTAATCCCCAACCACATTGTCCTTTGAGCAACCCAACCATGCCAAGCTGGTCCACCCAGGACTATTGAGCTAGCTGTGCACTCCACCTGGAATGTTCTTGCCCCGACCCTCTATGTAACCAGAGTGGCCTCTCACTGCTGTTTCCTGACCTCCCCATCTAAGTTAGTCCCTTTGATTATTCTTGTGCCCAGCCTAGGCCTGCTGTATCTCCGGTGCTGAGAACATGCTTGGCCTATTTTTGGTGCTCAAAAAACATTTGTTGCACAAGTGAGGTTCAGGGTGGTTTTGTAACTGGCCACAGATATACACCTTCTCGCTAGCAGAAGCAGAACTTTGTTTTGGGACTGAACAGCTTGTCATTTATGGGACCAGTGTCTGTCCTCTATaacctcccctttttttttttcatattcatcatcatgatcatttctttcttagaacatttgcatcaattcagaaaaagaaataaaaagacaacagaaaaataaataaaacaaaaacagaagaaaaaaaattatacataccataccctttacccctccctttcattgatcactaacatttcaagctaaatttattttaacatttgttccccatattatttatttgtattccatatgttctactcatctattgacaaggtagataaaaggagcatcagacacaagtttttcacaatcacacagtcacattgtgaaagctctgtcattattcaatcatcatcaagaaacatggctactggaacacagctctacattttcaggcagttccctccagcctctccattacatcttgactaacaaggtaatatctacttaatgtgtaagaataacctccaacctccaggataacctctgggactctgtttggaatctcttagccattgacactttgtctcatttcactcttcccccttttagttgataattttttctcaatcccttgatgctgagtctcacctcattctaggatttctgtcccacgttgccaggaaggtccacacccctgggagtcatgtcccacgtagacagagggagggtggtgagtttgcttgttgtattggctggagagagaggccacatgtgagcaacaaaagaggctctcttaggggtgactcttaggcctaattttaggtaggcttgatctatcctttgtccctccccttttttttaagttagattttattttcactttcatggCAACATGACATTTCATGACCTTGTACTAAAATTTGCTCTCCTTATAGTATTTTCATATTGAATTTGACTATTATAGCCAGTATTTCCTGAGTTCATTTATGCGTTGCATACTGTGCTCAGTAATTTCTATTAAGTGATTTCACTTCATTTTTAGGGCCTCTTTGTGTTTTGAGAAGTGCTGTAATAGTAGCAGGCATAGGGTTTGTCTGCAAAGCTCAGGGCTTTTAACTCCctattaggagaaaatattttctgtcagtTTTCTTTACTGAGGTCACAGTTTGTCCAAGGtatggagggggagggggtgaaCGAAGGGTATGGGTGTAGAAGGGTATAGAGGGAAGTACTATTcttgctttgcattttttttctgctttgcattttatttatgcattcagcCAACATTTGCAGGTACCCAAGGATCATTTGAAACCATTCATTTTGAGTAAATAGGGTTTAATCAAATTCACAAAACAACCAGACTGAAACTGGCTACTGTCCCCCTCCTATTGTGTCTCCCCCGTGCCCAGTAACACAACTGTCCCCCTTTCCCTATGGCAGGGCCGAATTGTGGTGCCCCGAGGCTGCCGGGACTTTGGCTGGGACCCCTGCTTTCAGCCTGATGGATATGAGCAGACGTAAGGAGCCCTGATTTCTTCCCCATGGTCTAGGCTGAGTTGGCATCCTGCCCAGGTGCAGGCATGCGGACATGGGTGGGGTAGGCCCTGAGGGTGCCATTCTAGCTAAAGGTGGCTCTGCTGGGGTGGCTACAAGGAATCTGGGTAGCTCAGTCCACAGTGGGGGAGCAGCTGAGTGCGACTGGGAATTCTAGACTCTCTATCTCCAGCTCACCCAAGCAGCCGTGTGACCTCAGCAACTTTCCCTCTCTGGCTTTGGCTTTGTCACATGTAAATCAGGCAGTCTTGTGGGGTGATTTTCTGACTGTCTCATTTggtttggagaaatgtttatacTTCTATAGCCTTTGATAAGCACACATGTTAAATCCCCCACAATGCCAGGTGTCCTCAGTATTCCACCCTCACCACCCACTGACACATGAGACACATTTTTGTCAGAGGCATTCCAGGCCGGAGGGGCCCATAGGAAGTGTGGCCTGAGGCCCCCCATAATAGCCAGGCAAAGCTGTGGTGCAGTGCTGTCCAAGAGAACTTTCTTTGATGACAGAGCCATATCTACACCATCCAGTAAGGTGGACATCAGCCAACTGTGGAGCATTTGAAATATGGTTAGTGTGCCTGAAGAAAATTGAAtctatttttattcaattttaataaatttaaatttagatagctacatgtggctagtggctaccatattggatagCACAGACTTGAAGCCTATGGGTGAGGGTGGGAGGCTCGCCTCACTGGGTCCCTTGTATGGAGGACAGTCCTCTGGCCTGCTGTCcaagtccccaccccaccccccaggcatTAGAAGAGGCTACTGTGTTTGCTTTGTCAGGCCCCACTGCTTCCTGTCAACAGATGACAAAGCTGATTAAACATCCAGCTCATCCCCCTGTCTCCAGCATCCCTTGAGTTTGGACACAGTAGAGCAAGTTTACGATCTCTCTATACTCATTAATACAGGTTTCTATCTAAAGGGGAGTTTAAGAGTCTAtccaggttttaaaaaaattaactagctgccaggaaataatggccccacTGTCCTTCTCTGGAGGCTTCTTGAGCCTTGGGTTTCAGAATGGCAGATGGGGTGGTCATCCTTCCTGAATCGGGACTCCCTCTTCTCTTACCTATTGCTATCACCCCTTAGGTACGCAGAGATGCCCAAGGCTGAGAAGAATGCCATCTCCCATCGCTTCCAAGCCTTGTTCAAGCTGCAAGAATACTTTGGCAGCTTGACGCTGCCTGGGGCCGGAGGACACCACTTGCACCAGGGATCCAGGGAGGGCTAGCCTGAAATCTCCCATCAGGCAGGCACTCCTCAAAGCACTTCCTGGGGGGTGTTGAGGCATCTTCACCAGACCTGCTGGCTCTGATTTGGGTCTGAAACaccattctttttcctttagggATTCAGTGACCTCTCCCACACCTTCAGGCCTGGGATCTTTAAAAGACCTTGGGTGTTAAAACTGGCCCTAACAGGATTATGGGTTTGGGATAGAACCATGCAAATGCCCTcagacattttttaaatgcagcaaataaaaattctggaagGTACTTGATTCCAAAATAAACTGAATTCATCTGCTTTGAGGTTGGTGGGGCAAGGGCAGTACCATTCCCAAGGGTGTTTGCACCCTTGCTTGGTGGAGGATTCCATCTCCACTTgcattctctcctttcccttcttcaaGTCTCAGATTGT
This window contains:
- the ITPA gene encoding inosine triphosphate pyrophosphatase isoform X1, with the protein product MAASLVGKKIVFVTGNAKKLEEVVQILGDKFPCTLVAQKIDLPEYQGEPDEISIQKCQEAARQVQGPVLVEDTCLCFNALGGLPGPYIKWFLQKLKPEGLHQLLAGFEDKSAYALCTFALSTGDPREPVLLFRGRTSGRIVVPRGCRDFGWDPCFQPDGYEQTYAEMPKAEKNAISHRFQALFKLQEYFGSLTLPGAGGHHLHQGSREG
- the ITPA gene encoding inosine triphosphate pyrophosphatase isoform X2, encoding MAASLVGKKIVFVTGNAKKLEEVQGPVLVEDTCLCFNALGGLPGPYIKWFLQKLKPEGLHQLLAGFEDKSAYALCTFALSTGDPREPVLLFRGRTSGRIVVPRGCRDFGWDPCFQPDGYEQTYAEMPKAEKNAISHRFQALFKLQEYFGSLTLPGAGGHHLHQGSREG